The following is a genomic window from Cygnus olor isolate bCygOlo1 chromosome 26, bCygOlo1.pri.v2, whole genome shotgun sequence.
aaaaatacccaaatgAACCACGTTGACTTGCCCTGGAGTATTTTAAGTGCgtattatgaaaagaaaatatttttatggattCTTATTCTTTTATAATTATGAGTGTAAGATGTAGCGACTCATTAAAATATTGGAAAGAGAGGCACTGGCTGGCATCTGTACCTGTTTTTGGAGGGCAGGAGAGGGCTTGGGAGGAAATGCCATCTGGTTCACGATGGCCAAAGCTGCGCCTGTGGTAAAAGCAAAGTGCTCTGTTTGGTTTCTGTGCCAAGCAGTGGAGAGAATATTAAATCCCTGATGTTCCTCGAGGGAAGAACGATCTAGCAATTGAAGATGCAGGGTGGAGAGTTGGGAATCCTGGGCTGTTCTTGGCTCCGCTATTAAGGCGCTGCATGACCTTGAGCGAGTCAGACACCTTGTGCTTGCAAATCCCAGCCTCGGTTGTGGAGGTAGGCACCTCGCCCAGCACCCCGACTCCCTCTGGCTTCTTGggaggctggagctgctctgcagctcgGTAGTGGCCTGGCCTGACTTCCAAGCGCTCGCAGCTCTGATCCCACGCTAGGACACACGTGGGCCCCGGGCACGGAGCTGCTTGTTGCAGGTGCTGGGGCCTGCCTATGCTCGCCTTCTGTGGAGCTTAAAGCTCACAAAGCTGgccttgctgttttcctttctaaatgGGGATCAGACGTTAATTAAACTGCTATTAAATGCCCTGAGGTTGCAAGCTGGAggcttttgctttaaatacaaAGCATTTCACAGCTGGAGGATTTTGTTCGCTGAACGTGGGTGGCTGTGAGCATAGTGCCCCATTCTCATGCCTGTACCCAAATAATTGGCCCATTTCAGTGGTGTTTTAGCAGCTTTGAGGTTGCAGGGGCGGAAGGGGAGGTAGGTAATGGAGGAAGTTGCACATCTCTGAAGCTTCCTTGAGAGAAGATTGCGATCTCCCTTGCAGAGAGAAAAGTTGCTGCCCTTTCTCCCTGCCTTCTTTAGAGCCAGGTGGGTGCCAGTGCATGGTAAGAAGCTTTATTTTGCAGGGCttgcttcttttcagtgttAATCTCAAGTGCTTTTTCCTGTCCCAAAAGAGCAAATGTTCTTAAAATGTCTGCAGTGCACTCTTAAAATGCTCTTGTCTCGAAGAGTTTACAAATCTGTCAGCTCCTTTGATCCTCCAAGCTTGCTTCTGAAGCTGTAGGATTATTTGATGccataaaaagatgtttttcttcttctgggtATTGAGATCCTGAGAGGCATTAACTGGGAAATCACCTACCACAATCTTGAGCTTTTCAATATGTAACAGGCTCGGCTGGGGATTGAAACACAAATGATGTAGGAGGCCTCCACCCAGCTGTCCTGTGAGAAAGGTAATTGGAGTGTGAAGCGTAGTTAAGCCAGGTTCAAGGTATCTCTTTCGGATAGAAAATTTGCAGCTGTAGCACGAAGCTGAGTTAATTTCCTGTGAGAGCAAGCGGTAACGGCCGCAGGAAGCGCAGGGCATTGTAATGGATGCTGGGGAAGCTGGGCAAACATTGCTCTTCCTCAAGAACAGGAGAACTAAGCATGAGAGTTTGTTGGGAGGCACTTCTCCTGTGAAAATCCAACAtgtggggttttatttttaggcaTAGGATGTGGAGGAGAGCAGATGTTCTCGATGACTTattttgaaacaacaaaaaaaaacactgcttgcGCTACAAAATTAGCTCAGAAAGCTACTGTCACCGTGAAAGATGCTCGAATGGAAAACTTTCCAGCATCTCCCTTCCCAAAGGGTGGGGAATGAAGGTGCGACGCTGCCTCTCGTTCTTTCGAAGCTACGTCAGTGGAAACTGCTCCTTCGGTTAGGAGACGTGTCTCGGGCAGGGATGGCTCTCGGCTGCGAGGGTCGTGCGGTCCTGCTGCGTGCTGCCTGGCACTGGAGAGCAGCGCCCGCAGGATTGCTGGAGTTACTCGGAAATACCAGGGCCTATCAAAGGCGGCGCGGGCTGCACGGCAGCGACGTGAGGAAGACAAATGGCTGCGAtggcggggggccgggggagggctGCGTGTGTACGGTTGCAAAAAAGGAGGGTGTAAACCGATAGTGGAAAATCCTCGCCGAGGGATTTTGGCAAAGCACGCGGGCTTCCAGCGTGCCGCCTTCGAGCTGGGACAGATGCAAGGCTTCAGTCATCGGCGTGGAGCGGGGCTCGCTGCTGGTCCTAGCCTGGCTCCGTGTAGTCCTCGCAGtgtgctgcccctgctcctccccgctgctcctctgcctccccatctgcaaaaaaaaaaccaacaccctTATCTCTGATTCCAGCTCAAGCCCCTTGCTCGGAGGCTGGAGCAGATTTCTGTGGGCTTTCAAGTGAAAACAGCCTCAACCCAACCCAGCAGCCGCAGCTCCTGCTCCGCTGGGCTCTTCTGTTTTGCATCGAGTCCCAGCGCTGCTCCAGCTCGGAGCTCAGAGGCTGAGCCGTGGGCTATCCAGAGTAAGGGGCTGCCGAAGGGGTTGCCATAGCTGTGGCCTGGGGAAAGGTTTCTGCGGTTCTTATCAGAAAGCACTGCAGGTATCTTCCTGGTCCTCGTGTTGTTCTCAGAGCTCTGTAGCGCTCCAGCCAACAGGCAAACCTTGTTCTGGAGCTAACCCCATGCAGCAAATCCTTCTCTGCTCCATCTGGGGCTTGATCCTGCTTGGTGCTGAGTCCCCTAGCAGAGGCAGTGAGATGTGCTCGGTGTCGGCGGTGCAGCTAACAGCTGGGCACCGGGCGGATGCTGCTGTAGCAAGGGGGGAAGCAAGGGACAGATAGCAGAGAAAAGTGGGGCAGCCCTGCATCAGTGGGGTTTTGCAAATAAAGAGAGTTTTCAGGTGGGTGAAGGGGGTTTGATGCGTGGTGGCGGGTGGGGACAGCTCCAGCCTggccccagagcagagctggtgctgccATCTCTGCTCATCTCTGCCCCTCTTGCTGCCTTTTGTCTGCGTTTGCCTTGCTCTGTCATCCGGGGAGCAGGAAGGGGCTCTGGTCTCTCGCAAAGCTGTTCGTTCCTCTCCTAAAAAGGACAGTTAAATACCACCAAAAGGACAGCTAAGACCTCCTAAAGCTCCTGTCAAAACAGCAGCGCGTCCGTGCGAAGACTGCTCCAGCCAAAGGAACAAACGTGCCTCTTGTCTTCCCCTGGCTCAACCgctttgtttgcatttctctgcCTCCCGCTCACCTTTAATCCAGGCTTGGAAAGACTCGTCCTGCTCCAGGCTCCGGCCCCAGCCATGGGGTGACCGTGGGGCTCTGCCCTGGGCCACCTCGAGCCCGCTCTCGTTCCCCCCAGTTAGGGACCATGGCCGTGccgctggggctgctgctggccctgctgggctGCACCGCGGCGCTGGACCTTGCCTTGGAGGAGGCGTGGGAAGGCTGGAAGAGCCTCTACGCCAAGGAGTACACGAGGGTAGGTCCGCACGGGGCCCTGGGCCAGGCCCTCTTCTCCTCAAGCCTCAGTGCACGTGCCAGGGCCAGCTCCGGAGGGGTCCGCACCCTCTGGTGCTCCTGGGGGGGATGTTCCTGACCCGTGGCTGCTCTGTCCCTCGGCAGGAGGCTGAGGCTGTCCGCAGGGAGGTCTGGGAGAAGAACCTGCGGCGCATCGAGCAGCACAACCGCGAGGAGGCTCGGGGGCAGCACACGTTCCGCCTGGCCATGAACCACTACGGGGACATGGTAGTTGTGCTCGGCACCTCCTCCAGGGACTGGGGGCCCCTCGAGGCACCCAGGGCTCGAGCCAGGGTCTGGGGACACCCATCCTGCTCTAGGGGTGCTGGTGCCCCCGGTGTTGggctgctccctgggctgcagccccgctcACACACGCGTGCAACCCGcagacggatgaggagttcaACCAGCTCCTGAACGGCTTCACCCCGGCGTGGCAGGAGGAGCCGGTGCTGCTCTTCCAGGCATCGGCAGCTCTGAAGACGCCAGCAGAAGTGGACTGGCGGGCAAAGGGCTACGTGACGCCTGTGAAGAACCAGGTGGGCACGGGGGGGGCTCTGGCCAGGGCAGCAGAAATAGGAGGTTGCATCCTCCAAAGCTCCAGAAATCCTCTAGGCAACCCAGCGCAGCAGCTCCCACAGTTCTGACCACTGCAGTTTTGCAGACaaggagctggagagcagcaccgTGGGGGCACGGTGTCCCTCTCCATCAGCTTTTTGGGTGATGCTGTGACACCCCCCGTCTCGCCCAGGGGCACTGCGGGTCGTGCTGGGCATTCAGTGCCACGGGGGCCCTTGAGGGACTCGTCTTCAACCAGACGGGGAAGCTGGTGGTGCTGAGCGAACAGAACCTCATCGACTGCTCTCGGAAGCTGGGCAACAACGGCTGCCACGGCGGCTACATGACCCGCGCCTTCCAGTACGTGCATGAGAACGGCGGCTTGAACTCGGAGCACATCTACCCCTACCTGGCCACGGTAAGGGGCAGTGGGCAGGAGAGTGGGGACAcgggcagagctgtgccagtGGGTCCCAGCCCCGGTGCCCCTCTCTCCCCGCTCTCAGGATACCTCCAGCTGCAGATACAACCCCCAGGACAGGGCGGCCAACTGCTCTGCCATCTGGCTGGTGGCCAAGGGCAGCGAGGCGGCGCTGGAGCAGGCAGTGGCGACTGTGGGTCCTGTGTCTGTGGCAGTGGATGCCAGTGGTTTCTTCTTCCACTTCTACAAGTCAGGTACCATCTCCCTCTTCGCCTGGCAAAGTGTGGATGGGTAAACTGAGGCAGGGTTACCTTGCTGAGCAGCTGAGCCCCATAGGGTAACACCCAGGGCACCCAGTCCAGGGGAATAGGATCAGCCACGCTGCTTTTGCCTGGAAATTAAGCATTTTGGGCCAGCCCTGGCTCACCCCATTTCTGCTCTTCCCAGGTGTCTTCAGCAGCATGTTTTGCAGCCAGCAGGTGAACCACGGGATGTTAGCCGTGGGCTATGGCACCAGCCAGGAGGGCGGGAAGAACGTGAGCTACTGGATCCTAAAGAACAGGTAGGGGTGGAGGTGCCCCCAGACCTGCTGCCCCTTTCAGCCCTGGGCATGGCCcgtccttccctcctgctgggACTCCTCCGTGAGGTcagagccaggcagggagggacATGACAGGAGTGTCCCCATCCCACGGGACTCTCCTGTGCTCCTGTCCTCTCTCTCTGCTTGCCCTCCCTCAGGGAAAACAGGGCCAGTTTTCCCTGCGTGGGAACACAGATGTGCTCATTCTTtgtctcttcctgcagctggtCGGAGGTGTGGGGTGAGCAGGGCTACATCCGCCTGCTGAAGGGCGCCGACAACCACTGCGGGGTGGCCAGCCAGGCCAGCTTTcctctgctgtgagcaggcTCCTGGGCCGGAGCGCAAGGAAGAAGGCAGCTCCCACCAGGTGTCTCGgtcctgcctggctgcagggacagagaCGGTTCCTTCTTGAAGGGGCTTTTGTTTGTACATGGGGAGAAGCAATTAAAAGTGGCACGGCTGATCACTCTGTTGCCTGCAAAAGGGGCCAGGTGTGCTTTGGCAGCCGCAGTATGGCTGGTGCAGCTGGTACTTTTCTTTCCCCGCTGGGAAAGCCAAAGCTCCTTTTCGCACGATGCTTTGTGAGAGGagctttttctgcctctttccccTCCCGGTGACCCTTTTCCTTCCAGCTAACTCCCAAATGCCACAACCACGACTTGATTTTCTGACCGTGCCTGCAGTTCTGCTTGACCCCTGCAAGCCCAGCTCTTAGAAACAGGTCTTTACAGAGGTAAACCTGCATgacaaggcagaaaataaaattccccctctcctgctgcttatTTCCAACCCCTTGAGCGCCCCGGGGCTTTGGTGCCTCAGGAGGGTGACGGGTGCCAGGCTGGGCTGAGGGGGTCCCGCAGCTGCCTTAAAcaccccagggctgccccagggcCACAGCCCAGACTGCGTGCTGGCCCCAGGGGGCACTGTCCGGGTGACCactgtccccttgtccccacGGTCCCTGCCCCATTTCCCCCCTCAGCTCAACCCTGCCCACACCCAAGATGGCCGCCGCGGCGCCCGCCGAGCGCCAGGAGCCCGCCTTGACCCCTCCCGCCCGCCGTAGCGCGGGCTTCCTtcccaagatggcggcgcccaGCGGGAGGAGCGGCCGGGGGCTGTGGGGCGCGGTggtggccgccgccgccctgctgtggctgggggCCCGGGCCGCCGAGGGCCCGAGCACGGCCGAGTTCGACGTGCGGCCCGGCGGGGAGGTGCACTCCTTCTCCCGGAGCCTGGTGAGGgccggggagaggagagggtaCGCGCCTCTCCCCGATTGGCGGGGGCGCACGTCGCTCTTCTATCCCGGCGCGGGGATTGGCTGACAGGGAGGGGAGGCGGGATGAGGGTGGGTCGGGGGTCCGTGCTGGTTGCTATGggagcggccgggggggggcccggcccgtggcggggggggctggggaatagggggggggctctgcagaggctggGGGTCCcccaggagggagggagcccccccccgggaATGGGGATCCCAAGGAGAAGGGGGGGCCCAAGGGAGGGTCCCCCAAGGAAAATgggtgcccggggggggccTGGAGGCGCCCCGTGAAGGTGTCCCTCGAGGAAGGGGGTGCCCGAGGCAGGGGGATTCCAACGGGAGGAGGTGCCCAAAGGAAGGCAGCGGGCGGCGAGGGGAAGGGGGTGTAAAGGAAGGAGGGATCCCAGGGGAAAGAGGCTTGCCAAGGGGATGGGGCTCTGTTGGGAAGGGGGGGCAGGTCCCTGGGCTCCCCTGAGCCATAAGTCCCCACGCCAACACTGCGGGGTCCTGCTGATACCCCACAGCACACCCCAAAGGACACCCCACAGGACACGGGCCTCGCAGCCCAGACCAGCAGCACGGTCCCTGGCTCGGCGCTTCGCTGAGGTCCCGCTGTTGGTGCACACAGACGGGGTGTGTGCTCCTGCTCGTGTCACCCCTGGGGCGAGACCGCCACAGGCTGCAccgtgcccgcagcccccgtaATTCTCTCAGGCGTTCCCAGATCTCGTGGAGTTGCTGAGAATTTGCCTATGTTGAGCAAACAGTTGGTCACACAGAGTGTCCTGCTATAGCAAGGCTGCTGGTCTTCTCTTTTTGCAGGGAGATTACACCTGCACCTTCACGTACTCTGCTCAGGGAGGAACGAACGAGGTGAGTCAGGCAAGCCTTCAGATGTTTCCCTTACGCTTAGTCTCTGTGGCTGCACAGAATAAAAAACCATTCAGGATATCTGTGTTGACACCAGTGGTGACTGAGAAGGACGTATATGCCCCAGAGATAAAAGGCTGCTATTCTGCCCCAAGCCTCGTTTGGTCAGTCATCGTCCTGTTCCCTAGGTTTAATTCGTGGCCTGGAcaagaaacttatttttctccGGAGAGGAAGTGGTTTCTTTTGTGATCAGCTGATTCTAGGGTCCGGGAGCTGTGAGGGAGGGTGGCTGCACCATTTCCAACACTGCACGTTTGCAAAAGTAACTTTGTTAGATTTGCTTCTTGAATGGAAGCGACCTTCGTGCCTTGCAGTGGTGGTGTGGTTCGCAAGGCTGTGGCATTTGCAAGGTTTAAGGTCGTGTGCCTTCCCTGGAGAACGGAGAGTGACAATTTCATGCCCCAGTTGGTAGGAAGGGCCTTGTAGGAGTAAATCCCGTGCTCTGTAGGAGGCTTGAAGGTTTCTGTGGCTCGTGTTGCTGTTGCAATAAGTGCTGTACAGACAGACACAGTTTGTACTTCCTTATCTGCAAGTCCTCTATATAAAATCGGGTCCGTTTATTTTAGTGTAAAAGGAAATGAGACTTTAACTCTTTTCAGTAATGGCACTAATGGAACTGTGGAGAGCAGAGGGTGACCATGCCTCGTGCCttgtgaaatacagaataaaggGGGCCATCAGCAATTGTTCTGTAATCCTGTTGTGTTATTTTATAGTGGTTGACACTTGTCgtgcctgcagctgggaggcaggGGGTGAGTGGGAAGTGGGAGGCTCTTACTCACATTAACTGTGGAGGcctttcccctctgcagcaATGGCAGATGAATATTGGGGTCAGCGAAGACAACCTGCTCTTCTCCTGCTCTGTCTGGAGGTGCGTTGTTTAACCCGAAAGGCTCTGAGGCAAAAGCAACAACAAGCCAGGTGGGATCTGGGCTGGGGAGCTCTGGCTTTCCTCTCCCACGAGGTGCTGTGACTCCGGGTGTGCTCTCGAGCCCGGTGGTAGTTTGTAAGTGCTGTTTTCCCCCCTGTCGCCCCGCTACACTAGGTGGAGCTACAAGAGAGCCAGAGGTGGCTGTGGAGGGAGGGAGCCCTGAGTCCTGCTGCTCTTCTACACCTCCAccctctctgccagcagcagggactaGAAGAAACTGCCTGATGTGCTCCTTCACTAGGGAGTCAGAGCAAGATGGTCTCTAATGCTTGTGTCCTGGAGAGCTGAGGGGCAGCATTAGCCCTTGTGCCTGAACCTTCCCTGTGCTCTCACCTCCTACGTAGCCTTTTCCTGCTCTTTATGTCAAAGACTCTGCTCTCGTTTCAGGCCCCAAGGGAAGTCTTATCTCTTCTTCACCCAGTTTAAAGCTGAAGTGAAAGGAGCCAAGATAGAGCATGCCATGGCTTATGTAAGTCCCATCTGATCACGTGGAAGTAGGCATATGGGAGGCTGCTATGAAACATGAATTGGacattgaaaacatttattaggCATCTGTCCAGTAAAACGTACGCCACCACACCCTTAATTAGAGAGTGGTGGCAGTCAGGAGAGCGTCCTCAGAAAGGAGTTCCTgcactattttatttctgctcccTCTATGCCATTGGTTAGCCGCTGGCTTTGCTGGTGTCAGTGGCTCCAAAAGACACCATCCTGCCCGGGTGCACAGGGCAAGGGGAGTCTTGGTTTGTCTCAGCAAATTCATTCCTCCATTTCCTAGCCTTGAGCGATGAAGCTTTCAGTCACCTGAAGGGCACAAGTTTGTAGTttaaaggaaatggaaacatgGCCAGggattttccttcaaatttcCTTTGCAGATTTAATTCTTTCACTCCACATTATTAAAACCCAAGCTTGTTGTCTTTCGAAACGTGCTgttgtttatttgctttaaatacagaagCTTCTTGGATTGCCTCAATTGCCTAAAACTTCTTCCTTCCCGTTTCAGTCTCAAGCTGCAGTGGGTGGACAAAGTGACGTCCCTTTAAAACAGGAAGAGTTTGAAATCACTGAAACAACAGGTCTGTGATCAAAAGAACTATGTGGGAAAGGGCCTGGTGTGGGAGACAAGCCTGGCTGACTACCAGGAGACGAGTGTTTAAGCTTAAAGCAGATAGGTGACAATATAGAGGCAGACAGTGCACATTATGGAGTCAGGAGTGTAGTGCTCTTAATCCATAGTTGGCAGCAAGATTTTGCAGGTCCTACTCCAGTGTAAATGCTAATTAGCATGGGGGAAGAATGGGTTTATCACAACGTGCTTGTACTGTGCATAGAAGGAAGTGCAATGCCCGACTTGCTGGCTGTATCGTCCTGGAAGGGAACCAGCAGGGCTGTTTTGTTCATGCCTTACCATCTGTTTATCCtgtgcttgttttctctctttctagtGTCTCACAGGGAAGGCAAGTTCCGTTTTGAACTGTCGAAACTCATGATCGTAGCAAAAACACCCCGTGATGAGCTGTGACCCCAAGGACACCGTTGGGCAGGGTGTTTTGGCTGGAAGACCGTGGCAGATAATGGGGGTTACTTGTTATTGGCGGGTTTTTCGGTCGGCCAAACCTTTCGTGTTTTCCATATTGAAATGTGCTAGGGTCCAACACAAGTGGGACTTGGAGGTGTTAAGACAGATGCATTCTGCCTTGTGTCAGAGTAACAATGTGCTTTGCAGCTGGAAACCTCCTCTGAGACTCCTGATCTGCAGCCAGCCATTCTGTTGCCCGCTTTCTGCTTCACTGATCTGCTGAATATGGTAAAGCTCCCCTCTAACAGGGCTCCTTATCTTCCTTGCTAGGAAGAGCAATGCAGAAAGATAAGCAGCTGGCTTTAAGCAAGGTTTGCTAAAGGAAAGTTGTTAACTCTGGAGTCTCTGGAGGGTGGTGAcaggatttctttctctgccagcattgcaggagaaacaaattaaattgggtaggag
Proteins encoded in this region:
- the MYDGF gene encoding myeloid-derived growth factor isoform X2 produces the protein MGLCWEGGAGPWAPLSHKSPRQHCGVLLIPHSTPQRTPHRTRASQPRPAARSLARRFAEVPLLVHTDGGDYTCTFTYSAQGGTNEQWQMNIGVSEDNLLFSCSVWRPQGKSYLFFTQFKAEVKGAKIEHAMAYSQAAVGGQSDVPLKQEEFEITETTVSHREGKFRFELSKLMIVAKTPRDEL
- the LOC121060070 gene encoding procathepsin L-like isoform X2; translation: MLGTMAVPLGLLLALLGCTAALDLALEEAWEGWKSLYAKEYTREAEAVRREVWEKNLRRIEQHNREEARGQHTFRLAMNHYGDMTDEEFNQLLNGFTPAWQEEPVLLFQASAALKTPAEVDWRAKGYVTPVKNQGHCGSCWAFSATGALEGLVFNQTGKLVVLSEQNLIDCSRKLGNNGCHGGYMTRAFQYVHENGGLNSEHIYPYLATDTSSCRYNPQDRAANCSAIWLVAKGSEAALEQAVATVGPVSVAVDASGFFFHFYKSGVFSSMFCSQQVNHGMLAVGYGTSQEGGKNVSYWILKNSWSEVWGEQGYIRLLKGADNHCGVASQASFPLL
- the LOC121060070 gene encoding procathepsin L-like isoform X1 encodes the protein MLGTMAVPLGLLLALLGCTAALDLALEEAWEGWKSLYAKEYTREAEAVRREVWEKNLRRIEQHNREEARGQHTFRLAMNHYGDMTDEEFNQLLNGFTPAWQEEPVLLFQASAALKTPAEVDWRAKGYVTPVKNQGHCGSCWAFSATGALEGLVFNQTGKLVVLSEQNLIDCSRKLGNNGCHGGYMTRAFQYVHENGGLNSEHIYPYLATVRGSGQESGDTGRAVPVGPSPGAPLSPLSGYLQLQIQPPGQGGQLLCHLAGGQGQRGGAGAGSGDCGSCVCGSGCQWFLLPLLQVRCLQQHVLQPAGEPRDVSRGLWHQPGGREERELLDPKEQLVGGVG
- the LOC121060070 gene encoding procathepsin L-like isoform X3 is translated as MAVPLGLLLALLGCTAALDLALEEAWEGWKSLYAKEYTREAEAVRREVWEKNLRRIEQHNREEARGQHTFRLAMNHYGDMTDEEFNQLLNGFTPAWQEEPVLLFQASAALKTPAEVDWRAKGYVTPVKNQGHCGSCWAFSATGALEGLVFNQTGKLVVLSEQNLIDCSRKLGNNGCHGGYMTRAFQYVHENGGLNSEHIYPYLATVRGSGQESGDTGRAVPVGPSPGAPLSPLSGYLQLQIQPPGQGGQLLCHLAGGQGQRGGAGAGSGDCGSCVCGSGCQWFLLPLLQVRCLQQHVLQPAGEPRDVSRGLWHQPGGREERELLDPKEQLVGGVG
- the LOC121060070 gene encoding procathepsin L-like isoform X4 — its product is MAVPLGLLLALLGCTAALDLALEEAWEGWKSLYAKEYTREAEAVRREVWEKNLRRIEQHNREEARGQHTFRLAMNHYGDMTDEEFNQLLNGFTPAWQEEPVLLFQASAALKTPAEVDWRAKGYVTPVKNQGHCGSCWAFSATGALEGLVFNQTGKLVVLSEQNLIDCSRKLGNNGCHGGYMTRAFQYVHENGGLNSEHIYPYLATDTSSCRYNPQDRAANCSAIWLVAKGSEAALEQAVATVGPVSVAVDASGFFFHFYKSGVFSSMFCSQQVNHGMLAVGYGTSQEGGKNVSYWILKNSWSEVWGEQGYIRLLKGADNHCGVASQASFPLL
- the MYDGF gene encoding myeloid-derived growth factor isoform X1, which produces MAAAAPAERQEPALTPPARRSAGFLPKMAAPSGRSGRGLWGAVVAAAALLWLGARAAEGPSTAEFDVRPGGEVHSFSRSLGDYTCTFTYSAQGGTNEQWQMNIGVSEDNLLFSCSVWRPQGKSYLFFTQFKAEVKGAKIEHAMAYSQAAVGGQSDVPLKQEEFEITETTVSHREGKFRFELSKLMIVAKTPRDEL